The Candidatus Tanganyikabacteria bacterium genome has a window encoding:
- the tnpA gene encoding IS200/IS605 family transposase codes for MRTKMSFFRASDKAQYAHNFHLIVTTRGRRKLLAPVVESLIEHFREVDNYGLDKIRGVAVADDQVHILVAIPPNRSVAQVAQRLKGHSSMRVLRDHPDLAAKLGGRGLWQRGYGCKNLGSASIADLQAYIQKQRGPGELVDYA; via the coding sequence ATGCGCACCAAGATGTCCTTCTTCCGAGCGTCCGACAAGGCCCAGTACGCGCACAACTTCCACCTCATCGTGACGACCCGCGGGCGCCGCAAACTGCTCGCCCCCGTCGTCGAGTCCCTCATCGAGCATTTCCGCGAGGTCGACAACTATGGCCTCGACAAGATTCGCGGCGTCGCGGTCGCCGACGACCAGGTGCACATCCTGGTCGCCATCCCGCCGAATCGCTCGGTCGCGCAGGTGGCCCAGCGCCTCAAGGGCCACTCGAGCATGCGCGTACTGCGCGACCATCCGGACCTGGCCGCCAAGCTCGGCGGTCGCGGTCTCTGGCAGCGCGGCTACGGCTGCAAGAACCTCGGCTCGGCCTCGATCGCCGACCTCCAGGCCTACATCCAGAAGCAGCGCGGTCCCGGGGAACTCGTGGACTACGCCTGA